The Maridesulfovibrio ferrireducens genome has a segment encoding these proteins:
- a CDS encoding Fic family protein, producing MNTQNLDILKSRLDAHRPLPPEVVKNLREDLSVRWTYNSNAIEGNTLTLQETKVVLEGITVGGKSIVEHLEAINHAQAINLVYDLAEQGELLSVHAIKEIHSLILKSIDDKNAGAFRTVNVTISGAEHVPPSFLNIQDEMDSFMNWCEGDGTSLHVVECTARGHVDFVKIHPFADGNGRTARLLMNLELMKGGFPPVVFQASERLAYYEGLEDACVKSDYESFLETTERLVVDSFKPYWFALGLSKEGL from the coding sequence ATGAACACACAAAACCTAGACATCCTTAAATCTCGCCTCGACGCACACAGGCCGCTTCCGCCCGAGGTGGTAAAGAACCTGCGTGAGGATTTGTCTGTACGCTGGACTTACAACTCCAACGCAATTGAAGGGAACACGCTTACGCTTCAGGAAACTAAAGTCGTACTTGAGGGGATAACTGTTGGCGGCAAGTCTATTGTTGAACATCTTGAAGCTATCAACCATGCTCAGGCTATCAATCTTGTCTATGATCTAGCAGAACAGGGTGAGCTTCTTTCAGTTCATGCTATCAAAGAAATTCACAGCCTTATTCTGAAAAGCATTGATGATAAGAACGCTGGAGCTTTTCGTACAGTGAATGTGACTATTTCAGGTGCTGAACATGTTCCACCTAGTTTTTTGAATATACAGGATGAGATGGACAGCTTTATGAATTGGTGCGAAGGCGATGGAACTAGTCTTCATGTTGTCGAATGTACCGCCAGAGGTCACGTTGATTTCGTAAAGATTCATCCGTTTGCAGATGGTAATGGGCGTACTGCTAGATTGTTAATGAACCTTGAACTTATGAAAGGTGGATTTCCGCCGGTTGTGTTTCAAGCTTCGGAGCGCTTAGCGTATTATGAGGGGCTTGAAGACGCTTGTGTGAAGTCAGACTATGAATCGTTTCTAGAAACGACTGAGAGGCTGGTTGTTGACAGTTTCAAGCCGTATTGGTTTGCATTGGGGTTGAGTAAGGAAGGATTGTAA